The region ATTGAAGGGGAATTTACACCGGAAATCTCCCAAGATTAGCTGTTGTCTGGCTGGCAAGTACTTTTCTATATTTGATCTGTGGATACCAAGAGTTACGATGACTTCATGGAGCTCGCCTTGCGCGAAGCCGAGCTTGCCTTTGAAAAAGGGGAAGTCCCGATCGGGGCGGTGATTGTTTTTGAAAATAAAATTGTCGGGCGCGGACATAATCTCACCGAATCGCTCCATGACGCTACCGCCCATGCTGAAATTATCGCCCTCAGCGCGGCCTTTGAACATTTTGGCGATTGGCGGCTTGAGAATTGTGTAATGATTTCGACTATCGAGCCATGTGTTATGTGCGCAAGCGCGGCGGTGCTTTCGCGCATCAAAACAATTGTCTATGGCGCCAAAGATCCCAAATTCGGCGGCTGCGGGTCGATTCTCTCCATTCCGACTGAGCGAAAATTAAACCATCAGTGCGAAATAGTCTCGGGCGTTCGTGAGAGCGAATCGGCAGATATCATGAAACTGTTTTTCAGGCAGATTCGGGACAAAAGCGAAAGGGTTAATTGATGACAAACATTGAGGCGCGGACCACACTATCATGATTCCCGACACGCAGCTTGATTCGTATGACATCAACAAGATCATCGTCAAACCGCTCTATTTCGGGCTGGTCAACAATATTCTCCTGCCGATGGTCTTCCTCTTCATTTGTTATTATCTCAACACTAAAGGGACAGTGGAGAACAAAGTCGGCGATTCGGCCAATATGCTTTTTTATATCTTTGTCGCGCTTGCGCTAGCCGAAACCGGGGCTGCCCTCTGGTTAAGGGCTTCGCTTTTCAAAAAACCGATGGTGAAAAGTTTGGAAACTTTGGGAGATGACATCGGCGACGGTTTGCTGCGCGCGTTGCGTCCGGTCTTTCTGATTATTGCATCGATCTCAGTATACGGCCTTGTCTATTTCATGCTGACTGGACGCTTCAACGAAGCGGTGATGCTTGTCGTGTTTTCGTTTGTGGTCTTTCAGTTTGTCCGCC is a window of Candidatus Zixiibacteriota bacterium DNA encoding:
- a CDS encoding nucleoside deaminase, encoding MDTKSYDDFMELALREAELAFEKGEVPIGAVIVFENKIVGRGHNLTESLHDATAHAEIIALSAAFEHFGDWRLENCVMISTIEPCVMCASAAVLSRIKTIVYGAKDPKFGGCGSILSIPTERKLNHQCEIVSGVRESESADIMKLFFRQIRDKSERVN